A part of Myxococcus landrumus genomic DNA contains:
- a CDS encoding CHASE2 domain-containing protein, which yields MQGHRVHSASRRFFKRLGFSSAMAVFFGCVLGLLVYLRAPQHGAVRGESSGWGPSGLLEGARDWLDGLERRTYDWRVLELGARSERPDEAVVVAIDDETLAEARQDDRPGVATQPWPRQLVGAMAHRLVEEGALLVLLDLPFPELSPNACVNPKLSPGAISSDDAAFRELLERESGKALLSFSWESQGSRVMPPTSRLWPYRVKVGTFPSSSEAHARAQSVLAVQRPAYVMPAGSQVEVWGAATDEADARELGSRLGVPGAAIEERRASDDTFRMGPTDLFVALAEVHVEGLDPARLVEVRQLQHPVAPLLGGGAGYGAATLSADPDGVVRGIPHLVAYTARDGRHVLPSLPLAAAMRLANTRVLRYAGGRLHVGDVYSVPMDASGFSLMRWDAPTAGRGSRGSLSRSIRAWNVLLNVFDVADERPARFDNDLEGRTVVLTRTAGESGHLRPTPIGLETPGGAILGQALANIVRSDGISRAPEDYDLGLTVGLAFLGAFLALSLSFLLRSVRGVVLYLSGLGLAGAGYTAAALYFFIEQRLWVAMAGPLLAMVGAFAVTTVYAFRNEQQIRDFVQMALGRYVSPEVARLVTRDLSLMRPERRRMSVYVCDIEGFARLSEGMTPEQLVSLFNEYLLEMAAVVRSTAGQVDKYIGDSVMAFWGAPVRTERHAHLACEAALKMRAVLADKQDAWEKKYGRRLSFRAGVDTGEVVVGDMGSELKSNYTVLGDAVGLAARLESLNKVYGTYVLVGDGTVLLAGDNYVFREVDRVRLKGRAEPLRVHELVGRKGELSTSQQEQLTLHAQALTAYHQRHFAEAHALFERSAITFKDPVSSVYMVRCARYIVAAPPSDWDGVHGEDDVAPTPAAA from the coding sequence GTGCAAGGACACCGCGTTCACTCCGCGAGCCGGCGCTTCTTCAAGCGGCTCGGCTTCTCGTCGGCGATGGCCGTCTTCTTCGGCTGTGTGCTGGGGCTCCTCGTGTATCTGCGAGCCCCCCAACACGGCGCGGTCCGGGGCGAGTCGTCCGGGTGGGGCCCCTCCGGGCTCCTGGAGGGCGCGCGCGACTGGCTGGATGGGCTGGAGCGGCGCACTTACGACTGGCGCGTGCTGGAGCTGGGCGCTCGCTCGGAGCGGCCGGACGAAGCCGTGGTCGTGGCCATCGACGACGAGACGCTCGCCGAGGCCCGTCAGGACGACCGGCCCGGAGTGGCCACCCAGCCGTGGCCTCGGCAGCTGGTGGGCGCCATGGCGCACCGCCTCGTGGAAGAGGGGGCGCTGCTGGTCCTCCTGGACCTGCCGTTCCCCGAGCTGAGCCCCAATGCCTGCGTGAATCCGAAGCTGTCGCCGGGCGCCATCTCCAGCGACGATGCCGCGTTCCGCGAGCTGCTGGAGCGGGAGTCGGGCAAGGCGCTGCTGTCGTTCTCCTGGGAGTCCCAGGGCTCGAGGGTGATGCCGCCCACGAGTCGGCTCTGGCCGTACCGCGTGAAGGTGGGCACGTTCCCCAGCTCCTCCGAGGCGCATGCTCGCGCCCAGTCCGTGCTCGCGGTGCAGCGTCCCGCATACGTCATGCCCGCGGGCAGCCAGGTGGAAGTGTGGGGCGCCGCCACGGACGAGGCGGATGCACGTGAGCTGGGCTCGAGGCTCGGTGTCCCCGGGGCCGCCATCGAGGAGCGCCGGGCCTCGGACGACACGTTCCGCATGGGGCCCACGGACCTCTTCGTCGCGTTGGCGGAGGTCCACGTGGAGGGGCTGGACCCGGCCCGGCTCGTGGAGGTGCGTCAGCTCCAGCACCCGGTGGCACCGCTGCTCGGCGGTGGTGCGGGGTATGGCGCGGCGACGCTCTCCGCGGACCCGGATGGGGTGGTGCGAGGCATCCCCCATCTGGTGGCCTACACCGCTCGGGATGGTCGCCATGTGCTGCCTTCACTGCCGCTGGCGGCGGCGATGCGGTTGGCCAACACGCGGGTGCTTCGCTACGCGGGCGGGCGGCTGCACGTGGGGGATGTGTACTCGGTGCCGATGGACGCGTCGGGCTTCAGCTTGATGCGCTGGGATGCGCCCACCGCGGGGCGTGGCTCACGAGGCTCGCTGTCGCGCTCCATTCGCGCGTGGAACGTGCTGCTCAACGTCTTCGACGTGGCGGACGAGCGTCCCGCGCGGTTCGACAACGACTTGGAGGGGCGCACCGTCGTGCTCACGCGCACGGCGGGCGAGTCCGGCCACCTGCGGCCCACGCCCATCGGCCTGGAGACGCCGGGCGGTGCCATTCTTGGGCAGGCGCTGGCCAACATCGTCCGCTCGGACGGCATCTCCCGAGCGCCCGAGGACTACGACCTGGGCCTCACGGTAGGGCTCGCGTTCCTGGGGGCGTTCCTCGCGCTGTCGCTCAGCTTCCTGCTGCGCTCCGTGCGCGGGGTGGTGCTGTACTTGAGCGGGTTGGGGCTCGCGGGCGCGGGCTACACGGCCGCGGCGCTCTACTTCTTCATCGAGCAGCGTCTCTGGGTGGCGATGGCGGGGCCGCTGCTGGCGATGGTGGGGGCGTTCGCCGTCACCACCGTCTATGCGTTCCGCAACGAGCAGCAGATTCGCGACTTCGTGCAGATGGCGCTGGGGCGCTACGTCAGCCCCGAGGTCGCCCGGTTGGTGACGCGGGACTTGAGCCTGATGCGCCCCGAGCGCCGGCGGATGTCCGTGTACGTCTGCGACATCGAGGGCTTCGCGCGGCTCTCCGAGGGCATGACGCCCGAGCAGCTTGTCAGCCTCTTCAACGAGTACCTGCTCGAGATGGCGGCGGTGGTGCGGTCGACGGCGGGGCAGGTGGACAAGTACATCGGCGACTCGGTGATGGCCTTCTGGGGCGCGCCGGTGCGCACCGAGCGCCACGCGCACCTGGCCTGTGAGGCCGCGCTCAAGATGCGCGCGGTGCTGGCCGACAAGCAGGACGCCTGGGAGAAGAAGTACGGCCGCCGCCTGAGCTTCCGCGCCGGGGTGGACACTGGAGAAGTGGTGGTGGGCGACATGGGCAGCGAGCTGAAGTCCAACTACACCGTGCTCGGAGACGCGGTGGGGCTGGCGGCTCGGCTGGAGTCGCTCAACAAGGTGTACGGCACCTACGTGCTCGTGGGCGATGGCACGGTGCTGCTCGCGGGCGACAACTACGTCTTCCGCGAGGTGGACCGGGTGCGTCTGAAGGGGAGGGCGGAGCCTCTGCGTGTGCACGAGCTCGTGGGGCGGAAGGGAGAGCTCTCCACGTCGCAGCAGGAGCAGCTCACCCTGCATGCGCAGGCCCTGACGGCCTATCACCAGCGCCACTTCGCCGAGGCACACGCCCTCTTCGAGCGCTCCGCCATCACCTTCAAGGACCCCGTCTCCTCCGTCTACATGGTCCGCTGCGCGCGCTACATCGTCGCGGCGCCTCCCTCGGACTGGGATGGTGTGCACGGCGAGGATGACGTCGCGCCCACCCCCGCGGCGGCCTGA
- a CDS encoding YtxH domain-containing protein — MNLNALKKMDKDDLLNLIGLETRRSATEDVLPVLGAFAAGLLVGAGLGLLFAPKTGNQLRDDLRNRLQGGQDYLANTLGREGAQSQGGPASRTS; from the coding sequence ATGAACCTGAACGCCCTCAAGAAGATGGACAAGGACGACCTGCTCAACCTCATCGGCCTGGAGACCCGTCGCAGCGCGACGGAGGATGTGCTTCCGGTCCTGGGGGCCTTCGCCGCGGGCCTGCTCGTGGGCGCGGGCCTGGGGCTGCTCTTCGCGCCCAAGACGGGCAACCAGTTGCGGGATGACCTGCGCAACCGGCTGCAGGGCGGGCAGGACTACCTCGCGAACACGCTGGGTCGTGAGGGTGCCCAGTCGCAGGGCGGCCCGGCCTCCCGGACGTCTTGA
- a CDS encoding DUF3618 domain-containing protein, with translation MGASNGSPKPLGPRTSAMLRADIERTRAELATSVSELREEVAFVADWREWVRRHPYTCVGAAFAVGYLLGSRR, from the coding sequence ATGGGCGCTAGCAACGGATCTCCCAAGCCCCTGGGGCCCCGCACCAGCGCGATGCTGCGCGCGGACATCGAAAGAACGCGAGCGGAGCTGGCCACCTCGGTGAGCGAGCTGCGCGAGGAAGTGGCCTTCGTCGCGGACTGGCGCGAGTGGGTGCGCCGCCATCCCTATACATGTGTGGGGGCGGCGTTCGCGGTGGGCTACTTGCTGGGCTCCCGCCGCTGA
- a CDS encoding phage holin family protein: protein MHVGSEQTERGLAALVGRMAESFSRLVTQHLQLARLELTEDLKATGMNVALIVAFVPFILVGYAFACGALAAVLAPRVGWAGALGLVALLNLAAGGGGVAWALQRLKTRRMMDDTTDELSRSMAAFAAPAPVASGHALQGGDGHLFKEPTNGR, encoded by the coding sequence ATGCACGTGGGGAGCGAACAGACGGAGCGGGGGCTCGCCGCGCTCGTCGGCCGCATGGCGGAGAGCTTCAGCCGGCTGGTGACGCAGCACCTGCAGCTGGCTCGGCTGGAGCTGACGGAGGACTTGAAGGCCACTGGGATGAACGTGGCGCTGATTGTCGCCTTCGTTCCCTTCATCCTCGTGGGCTATGCGTTCGCGTGCGGCGCGCTCGCGGCGGTGCTGGCCCCTCGCGTGGGCTGGGCGGGGGCGCTGGGACTGGTGGCGCTGCTCAACCTGGCGGCGGGTGGGGGCGGCGTGGCTTGGGCCCTCCAGCGTCTGAAGACGCGGCGGATGATGGATGACACGACGGACGAGCTGTCCCGTAGCATGGCGGCATTCGCCGCCCCGGCCCCCGTGGCCTCGGGCCATGCTCTCCAGGGTGGAGACGGTCATCTCTTCAAGGAGCCCACAAATGGGCGCTAG
- a CDS encoding endonuclease/exonuclease/phosphatase family protein, protein MELTLVSYNIHSGIGTDGRFDLGRVGEVLREVRADIVALQEVGDFRGRTSREDQPEHLADMLGLHMAFGPNVVRNGRRYGNAILTRLPILHSKNYDLSVERREPRGALRCDLDLGGGLQLHVFSLHLGLRVSERRRQEALLLGSDILRDAVRKDPAVVCGDFNYWGNGAVPSLVRKAIHDAALELGTPARTYPTRWPLLRLDRIYVDSGVRPLAIHPHRTSLSRRASDHLPLVLRFEAPIAVATTPSPPVELIG, encoded by the coding sequence GTGGAGCTGACGCTCGTCTCGTACAACATCCACAGCGGCATCGGGACCGATGGCCGCTTCGACCTGGGCCGCGTGGGTGAGGTGCTCCGGGAGGTGCGCGCGGACATCGTCGCGCTGCAGGAGGTGGGCGACTTTCGCGGGCGCACCTCTCGTGAGGACCAGCCCGAGCATCTGGCGGACATGCTCGGCCTGCACATGGCCTTCGGGCCCAATGTCGTGCGAAACGGCCGTCGCTACGGCAACGCCATCCTCACCCGGCTGCCCATCCTCCACTCGAAGAACTACGACCTGAGCGTGGAGCGGCGAGAGCCTCGGGGGGCGCTGAGATGCGACCTGGACCTGGGCGGCGGGCTGCAGCTCCACGTCTTCTCGCTCCACCTGGGGCTGCGGGTGTCGGAGCGCCGCCGTCAGGAGGCGCTGCTCTTGGGCTCGGACATCTTGCGAGATGCCGTGCGCAAGGACCCGGCCGTCGTGTGCGGAGACTTCAACTACTGGGGCAATGGCGCGGTGCCCTCGCTGGTGCGCAAGGCCATCCATGACGCCGCGCTGGAGCTGGGCACGCCCGCGCGCACGTACCCCACGCGCTGGCCCCTGCTGCGGCTGGACCGCATCTACGTGGATTCCGGCGTGCGTCCTCTCGCCATCCACCCCCACCGCACGTCCCTCAGCCGGAGGGCCTCCGACCACCTTCCGCTGGTGCTGCGCTTCGAGGCCCCCATTGCCGTGGCCACCACCCCCTCTCCTCCGGTAGAGCTCATCGGGTAG
- a CDS encoding M23 family metallopeptidase — MASLPARSRYSLSSRLTLALLALGANAQAAEPSDSKPVAAVTQGKPLLSLHPGSARPGDPVMVAVRGMAGMPTGTLAGRPLRFFAWGDGFLAVTGLPVELAPGSAMVHVVAPSHASGAPVELAGTLEVVEPGYPSRELKVSSKYVEPPASVKARLAADKRAFSEAFDQPFSPPHFAQNFVRPRQDRITAPFGDKRTFNGKLSGQHFGVDIDGDPGDPVMASNEGTVVMTRDNYAAGKTVLIHHGANLFTSYFHLSRIHVKKGAKVTQGQRIGEVGGTGRVTGPHLHWGVKADGKWVDGESLLRLDFFPTPPAMASGDTGGAAQQ, encoded by the coding sequence ATGGCTTCGCTCCCCGCACGCTCGCGATATTCCCTCTCCTCTCGATTGACGCTCGCGCTGCTTGCCCTCGGAGCCAATGCCCAGGCCGCGGAGCCCTCCGACTCCAAGCCCGTCGCGGCGGTGACGCAGGGCAAGCCCCTGCTCTCACTGCACCCAGGTTCGGCCCGGCCGGGAGACCCGGTGATGGTGGCCGTGCGAGGCATGGCGGGGATGCCCACCGGGACACTCGCGGGACGTCCCCTGCGGTTCTTCGCCTGGGGCGACGGGTTCCTCGCGGTGACGGGACTCCCCGTGGAGCTGGCCCCCGGGAGCGCCATGGTGCACGTGGTGGCCCCCTCTCACGCCAGCGGCGCGCCGGTGGAGCTGGCCGGGACGTTGGAGGTCGTGGAGCCGGGCTATCCGTCTCGAGAGCTGAAGGTGTCCAGCAAGTACGTCGAGCCCCCCGCCTCCGTGAAGGCTCGCCTCGCCGCGGACAAGCGCGCCTTCTCGGAAGCCTTCGACCAGCCCTTCAGCCCCCCTCACTTCGCGCAGAACTTCGTGCGGCCTCGGCAGGACCGCATCACCGCGCCCTTCGGCGACAAGCGCACCTTCAACGGCAAGCTGTCCGGCCAGCACTTCGGCGTGGACATCGACGGAGACCCGGGCGACCCGGTGATGGCCAGCAACGAAGGCACCGTGGTGATGACACGCGACAACTACGCCGCGGGAAAGACGGTGCTCATCCACCACGGCGCGAACCTCTTCACCTCGTACTTCCACCTGTCGCGCATCCACGTGAAGAAGGGCGCCAAGGTGACGCAGGGGCAGCGCATCGGCGAGGTGGGCGGCACCGGCCGCGTCACCGGCCCCCACCTCCACTGGGGCGTGAAGGCGGACGGTAAATGGGTGGATGGTGAATCCCTGTTGCGTCTGGACTTCTTCCCCACCCCGCCCGCCATGGCCAGCGGGGACACCGGAGGCGCCGCGCAGCAGTAG
- a CDS encoding enoyl-CoA hydratase/isomerase family protein codes for MEAGDVLYEVQGPQALLTINRPKARNALSPSVVKALMDGLERADADSAVRVVVLTGAGEKVFCAGGDLGQMTGDAGFLSTHEGRRSYGKLLARFQEVRKPTVARVNGHALAGGLGLVLACDLAVAVDGADLGTPEIDVGLFPMMMMALLQRHVGRKRALELVLTGDRLSAREALSMGLLNRVVPAAELDGAVAVLAQKLAGKSQSVLALGRRAFFTAEDLPLPAALEFLASQLSLNVLAEDAAEGVSAFLEKRPPQWKDR; via the coding sequence ATGGAAGCCGGAGACGTCCTCTACGAAGTCCAAGGCCCCCAAGCCCTCCTGACCATCAATCGGCCCAAGGCGCGCAACGCCTTGTCGCCCTCGGTGGTGAAGGCGTTGATGGACGGCCTGGAGCGCGCGGACGCGGACTCCGCCGTGCGTGTGGTGGTGCTCACCGGCGCGGGCGAGAAGGTCTTCTGCGCGGGCGGCGACCTTGGACAGATGACGGGCGACGCGGGCTTCCTCTCCACCCACGAGGGGCGCCGCTCCTACGGAAAGCTGCTGGCCCGCTTCCAGGAGGTCCGCAAGCCGACGGTGGCCCGCGTCAACGGCCATGCGCTGGCCGGAGGACTGGGGCTGGTGCTCGCGTGTGACCTGGCGGTCGCCGTGGATGGCGCGGACCTGGGCACGCCCGAAATCGACGTGGGCTTGTTCCCCATGATGATGATGGCGCTGTTGCAGCGCCACGTGGGCCGCAAGCGGGCACTGGAGCTGGTTCTCACGGGCGACAGGCTGTCCGCGCGCGAGGCCCTGTCGATGGGGCTGCTCAACCGCGTGGTCCCCGCGGCGGAGCTGGATGGCGCGGTGGCGGTGCTGGCCCAGAAGCTCGCGGGCAAGAGCCAGTCGGTGCTCGCGCTGGGGCGCCGCGCCTTCTTCACCGCGGAGGACCTGCCCTTGCCCGCGGCGTTGGAGTTCCTCGCGTCGCAGCTGTCGCTCAACGTGCTGGCCGAGGACGCCGCCGAGGGGGTCTCCGCCTTCCTGGAGAAGCGGCCTCCCCAGTGGAAGGACCGCTGA
- a CDS encoding TetR/AcrR family transcriptional regulator produces the protein MGQSKSAADNGNRESERRRTILRAAIDVFARKGYHGCRIADVAKEAGVAYGLVYHYFKNKDELLETVFDTGWSGFVTRVRAVVEGEGSLEAKVRGVVDVAFEAYRVDPRAVKVLILEIARSPAGSRINRQTAFVDAIRLSSELFTRAKEAGELRADADPLLSSALLFGAIEMGLTAFVTGLADSRDAQALERAKAQIANTFLHGVLVDASPGAETDEWKPETSSTKSKAPKPS, from the coding sequence GTGGGCCAGAGCAAGTCGGCGGCGGACAACGGCAACCGCGAGAGCGAACGCCGCCGGACCATCCTGCGTGCGGCCATCGATGTGTTCGCCCGCAAGGGCTACCACGGCTGCCGCATCGCGGATGTCGCCAAGGAGGCCGGTGTCGCCTACGGCCTCGTCTACCACTACTTCAAGAACAAGGATGAGCTGCTGGAGACCGTGTTCGACACGGGCTGGAGCGGCTTCGTTACGCGTGTGCGCGCGGTGGTGGAGGGCGAAGGTTCGCTGGAGGCCAAGGTCCGCGGCGTGGTGGACGTGGCCTTCGAGGCGTACCGGGTAGACCCTCGCGCGGTGAAGGTCCTCATCCTGGAGATTGCGCGCAGCCCGGCGGGCTCACGCATCAACCGGCAGACGGCCTTCGTGGACGCCATCCGCTTGAGCTCGGAGCTGTTCACCCGCGCCAAGGAGGCGGGGGAGCTGCGCGCGGACGCGGACCCGTTGCTGTCCTCCGCGCTGCTCTTTGGCGCCATCGAGATGGGGCTGACCGCGTTCGTCACGGGGCTCGCGGACTCGCGGGATGCCCAGGCGCTGGAGCGCGCCAAGGCGCAGATTGCCAACACCTTCCTTCACGGCGTCCTGGTCGACGCGTCGCCAGGCGCGGAGACAGACGAATGGAAGCCGGAGACGTCCTCTACGAAGTCCAAGGCCCCCAAGCCCTCCTGA
- a CDS encoding helix-turn-helix domain-containing protein — translation MSDLGKRIGQRIRELRTQRPERWTQEELAERAQISVSFLSMIERGERVPHVETLAALANALGVSLGELFTGTEQTLAQTEDLLRPLSDFARARGLTARDVDRLLGVARVMFSGTVA, via the coding sequence GTGTCGGACCTCGGAAAACGAATCGGCCAGCGCATCCGCGAGCTTCGTACGCAGAGGCCGGAGCGGTGGACGCAGGAAGAGCTCGCGGAGCGGGCTCAGATCAGCGTCTCCTTTCTTTCCATGATCGAGCGCGGCGAGCGCGTCCCCCACGTGGAGACACTCGCCGCCCTGGCCAACGCCCTTGGCGTCAGCCTGGGTGAGCTGTTCACTGGGACGGAGCAGACCCTTGCCCAGACGGAGGACCTGTTGCGTCCCCTGTCTGACTTCGCACGCGCCCGGGGCCTCACCGCTCGGGACGTGGACCGCCTGCTGGGGGTCGCACGGGTGATGTTCAGCGGCACTGTCGCCTGA
- a CDS encoding LPS-assembly protein LptD — MSLLVPLAAALLMSTAQFPLATQVQLPSGETVELAADFLTYEADKQLLTARGHCELRTGEMLLRSDEVTYDEANQVATATGNVMFVGPGGMAAVADDVRVDIRTFEATLKGGLFMQKKGVTQEAMLAAKSPEELRSMGETPVLLSGSRIRRTGPNAFVVDDLAFTPCECGPDEPSWRMEASSANVVLGERATLSWPVVYVQSVPVFALPWVYLPLSERRTGFLIPSPSASGLNGFSVQQPFFLTLGRSYDMTLTPGYYTGSGFETREFLFDDDANPDTPLARTSYRQPKQVGVKGPRLLTEFRYVPSERTRGRVTLGLLHDSRPLRDPRTSDFYYYPRVDGEPPRYVDVPRGWRGEASWQHLQDLGSGWFDRVDAAFVSDGFYTRDLNADILIQGVDYLRSSATVYQRQADLYAGLDVSLRQDIRFPYRFFQENRVPAGAFNPQGQVDLPRPKTFQRLPGIVFSLPERPLEDLLGLTGGLRAEFTRLAPFSGGFGDEGVDGIFRQDGKYIPPGLKGESPIDLGQSNGLFDSGDREARDRIDFTSRLSTSVALGNAARLTPSLSLRQDVWAGEYSGKTWQRGYPIAGLLLDTQLVRTWAGEKSAVRHAITPSLELRYVPGGWGSVPFVRSGDGDFAQPYDEIDFAVPLTRGGATRGFFQGVLAVEQSLRLKTGNWIREPLRLRLGQGFDLTRYVPAANKPFDIDSQPILRDTFARVSTSAGILNGGAMVRFDPNTGRFTQLSADFSIDDGKGHALYARYDDVLTVSDQAFNRGEPRNAVGPDSIRRPLDALVGSLSRETPGLFATERTQALIAGTRLMLGFGLGVRYEALVQPPSQDPTNREISQIRFSNPLTQQTLGVSYGPACDCWRVEGVVTLRRDLGLEFSGVNFTVAGLGSFGSGG, encoded by the coding sequence ATGAGCCTCCTCGTTCCGCTCGCCGCTGCGCTGTTGATGTCCACGGCGCAGTTCCCGCTCGCCACCCAGGTTCAGCTCCCCTCCGGCGAGACGGTGGAGCTGGCGGCTGACTTCCTCACCTACGAAGCCGACAAGCAGCTCCTCACCGCGCGCGGCCACTGCGAGCTGCGCACCGGCGAGATGCTGCTGCGCTCGGACGAGGTGACCTACGACGAGGCGAACCAGGTGGCCACGGCCACCGGCAACGTCATGTTCGTGGGGCCCGGCGGCATGGCCGCGGTGGCCGACGACGTGAGGGTGGACATCCGCACGTTCGAGGCCACGCTCAAGGGCGGCCTCTTCATGCAGAAGAAGGGCGTCACCCAGGAGGCGATGCTCGCGGCGAAGAGCCCCGAGGAGCTTCGCTCGATGGGGGAGACGCCCGTGCTCCTCAGCGGCTCACGCATCCGCCGCACGGGCCCCAACGCCTTCGTGGTGGATGACCTGGCCTTCACCCCGTGCGAGTGCGGCCCGGACGAGCCCAGCTGGCGCATGGAGGCCAGCTCCGCCAACGTCGTCCTGGGCGAGCGCGCCACGCTGTCCTGGCCCGTGGTGTACGTGCAGTCCGTCCCTGTCTTCGCGCTGCCATGGGTCTACCTGCCCCTGTCCGAGCGTCGCACGGGCTTCCTCATCCCCAGCCCGAGCGCCTCCGGCCTCAATGGCTTCAGCGTCCAGCAGCCCTTCTTCCTCACGTTGGGGCGCAGCTACGACATGACGTTGACGCCGGGCTACTACACGGGGTCGGGATTCGAGACTCGCGAGTTCCTGTTCGACGATGACGCCAATCCCGATACGCCCTTGGCCCGGACTTCCTATCGGCAGCCGAAGCAGGTGGGGGTGAAGGGGCCCCGGCTGCTCACCGAGTTCCGCTACGTCCCCAGCGAGCGGACCCGTGGGCGTGTCACGCTGGGGTTGTTGCATGACTCACGGCCACTGCGCGACCCCAGGACCAGCGACTTCTACTACTACCCTCGGGTGGATGGGGAGCCGCCGCGCTACGTCGACGTCCCACGTGGCTGGCGCGGTGAGGCGTCGTGGCAGCATCTCCAGGACCTGGGCTCGGGCTGGTTCGACCGGGTGGACGCGGCGTTCGTCTCGGACGGCTTCTACACGCGCGATCTCAACGCCGACATCCTCATCCAGGGCGTGGACTACCTGCGCAGCAGCGCCACCGTGTACCAGCGCCAGGCGGACCTCTACGCGGGCCTGGATGTCTCACTGCGACAGGACATCCGTTTCCCGTATCGGTTCTTCCAGGAGAACCGCGTACCGGCTGGTGCCTTCAATCCGCAGGGCCAGGTGGACCTGCCTCGGCCGAAGACCTTCCAGCGCCTGCCCGGCATCGTGTTCTCGCTGCCGGAGCGGCCCTTGGAGGACCTGCTGGGGCTCACCGGAGGTCTGCGGGCGGAGTTCACACGCCTCGCACCCTTCAGCGGTGGATTCGGCGACGAAGGCGTCGATGGCATCTTCCGGCAGGATGGGAAGTACATCCCGCCGGGGCTCAAGGGCGAGTCGCCCATCGACCTGGGGCAGTCCAACGGTCTCTTCGACTCCGGAGACCGCGAGGCGAGAGACCGCATCGACTTCACCTCGCGTCTGTCCACCTCCGTGGCGCTGGGGAACGCCGCGCGGCTGACCCCTTCGCTGTCGCTGCGCCAGGACGTCTGGGCCGGCGAGTACTCCGGCAAGACGTGGCAGCGGGGCTATCCCATCGCGGGGCTGCTGCTGGACACCCAGCTGGTCCGGACGTGGGCGGGAGAGAAGTCGGCGGTCCGCCACGCCATCACTCCCTCCCTGGAGCTGCGCTACGTGCCGGGCGGGTGGGGCAGTGTTCCCTTCGTCCGCTCCGGCGACGGAGACTTCGCCCAGCCCTACGACGAGATCGACTTCGCGGTTCCCCTCACGCGGGGGGGCGCCACGCGAGGTTTCTTCCAGGGCGTGCTGGCCGTGGAGCAGTCGCTGCGCTTGAAGACCGGCAACTGGATTCGCGAGCCGCTCCGGCTGCGCCTCGGGCAGGGCTTCGACCTGACGCGCTATGTGCCCGCCGCCAACAAGCCCTTCGACATCGATTCACAGCCCATCCTGCGAGACACCTTCGCGCGGGTGAGCACGAGCGCGGGCATCCTCAACGGCGGAGCGATGGTCCGGTTCGATCCGAACACCGGCCGCTTCACCCAGCTCAGCGCGGACTTCTCCATCGATGACGGCAAGGGGCACGCGCTCTACGCCCGCTACGACGACGTCCTCACCGTCAGCGATCAGGCCTTCAATCGCGGGGAGCCGCGCAACGCCGTGGGGCCGGATTCCATCCGCCGCCCGCTGGATGCCTTGGTAGGCAGTCTATCCAGGGAAACGCCCGGTCTCTTTGCAACCGAGCGGACGCAGGCCCTCATCGCGGGTACGCGTTTGATGCTCGGATTTGGCCTCGGGGTGCGGTACGAAGCCCTGGTGCAGCCTCCCTCCCAGGATCCAACAAACCGAGAGATCTCACAAATCAGATTCTCCAATCCTCTCACGCAACAGACACTGGGTGTGTCCTACGGGCCAGCATGTGACTGTTGGCGCGTCGAGGGCGTAGTGACTCTGCGGCGTGATCTCGGACTGGAATTTTCTGGTGTGAATTTCACGGTCGCGGGATTGGGTTCTTTCGGGTCAGGCGGCTAG